A single candidate division WOR-3 bacterium DNA region contains:
- a CDS encoding carboxymuconolactone decarboxylase family protein, whose product MNEENKEKINKIIEDRKHAHEYLKAKKSRTYEAFLEMEKAAFSSGALEKKYKEMIAIGISIVIDCESCLQWHIREALNAGATEEQVLEAIDVGMEMGGGPATVTSRFAISVLEHYTRKDSPGSSV is encoded by the coding sequence ATGAATGAAGAAAACAAAGAGAAGATCAACAAGATCATCGAGGACCGAAAGCACGCGCATGAGTATTTGAAAGCAAAAAAATCGAGGACATACGAGGCATTTCTCGAAATGGAGAAGGCGGCGTTTTCATCCGGTGCACTCGAAAAGAAATACAAGGAAATGATCGCTATTGGGATATCGATCGTCATCGATTGTGAATCGTGTCTGCAGTGGCATATACGGGAAGCATTGAATGCGGGTGCAACAGAAGAACAGGTCCTGGAAGCGATCGATGTCGGCATGGAAATGGGTGGCGGGCCGGCCACGGTGACAAGCCGTTTTGCCATAAGCGTTCTGGAACATTACACGCGGAAAGATAGTCCTGGATCATCTGTTTAA
- the arsN2 gene encoding arsenic resistance N-acetyltransferase ArsN2, protein MNDVQIRRAVVDDEARIRELLRESQLPFEDVGKHLGNFLVAEHNNAVVGAVGLEVYGEIALLRSLAVKTSHKNKGIGRKLYDGIIAHARLKGLNRFYLLTTTADQLFRKLGFSDVDRNKLPDEIRMTEEFSKLCPETAVCMAKDIEKDIYYVPKSMQDLAERIPGANMLAVSLEKAMLTYFEVAPGTRFERHQHESEQITFVIEGELFFEIDDRVVSLGPGEVIAIPSNAPHAAYADAEHVRAVDAWSPVRIDFVQKT, encoded by the coding sequence ATGAATGACGTTCAAATTCGTCGTGCGGTCGTAGACGACGAGGCACGGATACGTGAACTGCTCAGAGAATCTCAACTGCCGTTCGAGGATGTTGGAAAACACCTGGGTAACTTTCTGGTAGCAGAGCATAATAATGCCGTCGTCGGTGCTGTGGGGTTGGAAGTATACGGCGAGATAGCACTTCTCCGGTCGCTCGCGGTCAAGACTTCCCACAAGAACAAAGGTATTGGCCGGAAACTGTACGATGGAATTATCGCGCATGCCCGGCTCAAAGGACTCAATAGATTTTATCTTTTGACTACAACGGCCGATCAACTTTTCCGTAAATTGGGTTTTAGTGATGTCGATCGAAATAAATTACCCGATGAAATCCGCATGACAGAGGAATTCAGTAAGTTGTGCCCGGAGACAGCGGTATGTATGGCCAAGGACATCGAAAAAGATATCTATTACGTGCCGAAAAGCATGCAAGATCTCGCCGAGAGAATCCCAGGAGCTAACATGCTGGCTGTTTCCCTGGAAAAGGCTATGCTGACTTATTTTGAGGTTGCCCCGGGTACAAGGTTTGAAAGACACCAACACGAGAGCGAGCAGATAACCTTCGTCATCGAAGGGGAACTTTTCTTCGAGATAGACGACCGTGTTGTAAGTCTGGGACCTGGCGAAGTCATCGCCATCCCCTCGAACGCACCTCATGCAGCGTACGCCGATGCCGAACATGTGCGCGCTGTCGATGCATGGTCTCCAGTCCGGATAGACTTCGTTCAAAAGACATGA
- a CDS encoding flavin reductase family protein, whose product MKKIVEGNILNPLPVALVGTLINGRPNYAVIGYMSPFDFGKHVFFSLYKKRYTRIGIQENKTFSVNIPSEEMIKEVVICGSKSGRDVDKSQLFHNFYGDLETAPMIRECPLNMECSVTEILDYDPNEGIIGKVVKSYVDPEFAIDGNVDMQSVKLMAWTTGGDFAYYRLGEKITLTGEETA is encoded by the coding sequence ATGAAAAAAATTGTTGAGGGAAACATATTGAACCCATTGCCAGTAGCACTTGTAGGTACATTGATTAACGGGCGGCCAAATTATGCTGTAATAGGGTACATGTCGCCGTTCGATTTTGGAAAACATGTATTTTTCAGTCTTTATAAAAAACGTTATACTCGGATCGGTATTCAGGAGAACAAGACATTCAGCGTGAATATACCGTCAGAAGAAATGATCAAAGAAGTTGTGATCTGCGGGAGCAAATCCGGCCGTGATGTCGATAAATCGCAGCTCTTTCACAATTTTTACGGTGATCTCGAAACGGCGCCGATGATAAGAGAGTGTCCTCTGAATATGGAGTGCAGTGTTACTGAGATCCTCGATTACGATCCCAATGAAGGCATAATCGGCAAAGTGGTGAAATCTTATGTTGATCCAGAGTTTGCGATTGATGGCAATGTCGATATGCAAAGTGTCAAGCTGATGGCGTGGACAACTGGCGGTGATTTCGCCTATTACCGGCTCGGCGAGAAGATAACGCTGACCGGAGAGGAAACTGCATGA